In one Juglans regia cultivar Chandler chromosome 11, Walnut 2.0, whole genome shotgun sequence genomic region, the following are encoded:
- the LOC118349873 gene encoding uncharacterized protein LOC118349873: protein MDHETNSAETRSIETNSEIDDTSSSISHNSEADEFMRTYPSSGDEATMQEVNLINVMYSTSQSWGCRVPMPHHNIGLWGDQYIQAVLNGNPASCKEMFRMEVPAFRYVCDLLRGSLIMDHTERVSVEESLGIFCLLVGHAQGQRIVGDRFQHSSETINRHVVTVMRSLHELGRTVIRPTHTRGVHPYIAGNHHNYPWFEKCLGALDGTMISASAPARRANAYRNRYNRIAQNVLCLCDFNMKFTYVYTGWEGTAHDARVFLDALSRARNGFPWPDPGYYYLVDSPFPCIEKFMPPYPRERYHRSDRYGARQFRGYKDYFNFRHSSLRIVIERTFALLKNRFQILKAMPRYRPSRQGMIVTACCTLHNLIKTVAPNDEYIQHALGLQFNGGNMPEGEDVDETEEVVDMSHESAGAMAA from the exons ATGGACCATGAAACCAACTCTGCGGAAACCCGATCGATTGAGACCAACAGCGAGATAGACGATACTTCGTCAAGTATCTCTCATAACAGTGAGGCGGATGAGTTTATGCGGACATATCCCTCTAGTGGAGATGAAGCGACAATGCAGGAGGTAAACCTTATTAATGTGATGTACTCAACATCTCAGAGCTGGGGGTGTCGGGTTCCAATGCCCCACCACAATATAGGTCTATGGGGGGACCAATATATTCAAGCGGTGTTGAATGGAAACCCGGCGAGTTGCAAAGAGATGTTTCGAATGGAAGTGCCTGCATTCCGGTATGTATGCGACCTGCTACGGGGGTCATTAATTATGGACCATACAGAGAGGGTCTCAGTGGAGGAATCATTAGGCATTTTTTGCCTACTCGTTGGCCATGCACAGGGCCAACGCATCGTAGGGGACCGTTTCCAACATTCTAGCGAAACTATTAACCGACACGTTGTGACGGTGATGCGCTCGCTACATGAGCTAGGCCGGACCGTGATTAGGCCGACACACACTCGTGGGGTCCATCCTTACATTGCGGGAAACCATCATAATTATCCATGGTTTGAG AAATGTCTTGGTGCGTTGGACGGCACAATGATATCAGCTTCTGCACCAGCTCGTAGGGCCAACGCATATAGAAATCGTTATAATCGAATTGCACAAAATGTGTTATGCTTATGTGACTTTAATATGAAGTTCACGTATGTGTATACTGGATGGGAAGGCACAGCCCATGATGCACGAGTTTTTCTGGATGCCCTTAGTCGAGCTCGGAATGGATTCCCGTGGCCAGATCCAG GATATTATTATCTTGTCGATTCCCCATTTCCTTGTATTGAGAAGTTTATGCCGCCATATCCACGAGAGAGGTATCATCGATCTGATCGTTATGGTGCCCGCCAGTTCCGGggttataaagattattttaactttCGTCATTCCTCGCTGCGCATTGTTATTGAGCGCACATTCGCGCTTCTGAAGAACCGGTTTCAGATATTGAAAGCGATGCCTCGATATCGCCCAAGTAGGCAAGGGATGATTGTGACCGCATGTTGTACTCTGCACAACCTGATTAAGACGGTGGCGCCGAATGATGAATACATTCAGCATGCATTGGGGCTTCAGTTCAATGGAGGAAATATGCCTGAGGGAGAGGATGTAGACGAGACGGAAGAAGTGGTAGACATGTCTCATGAGTCAGCTGGAGCGATGGCTGCATAG